A region from the Inhella inkyongensis genome encodes:
- a CDS encoding ATP-binding protein — translation MKTQQSLVPAARGARRQRSLVRRLESILVSTIGAALLAALLLITAKEFYVQRAAQLTAAQAWLNTLAVQAASPLAFDDPRGGADILGAASIYPGLQAAFILRPDGSRLAQHLARGQVDDPRLTQAASNRSDLFSDALYLRTPVWVSQERVGEVAAQVDLRPMWRSVAEFGLSLLLVLGGAGLAAALAARRYLHRALAPIGDLKQVVEQVAAGRQLDLRAPIQAPDEVGALTLGFNQMLDQIALRDAQLAEKSTNLLALKDAAEQASTLKTEFLALMSHELRTPMAGVLGMLQLSLRGQMDAVARERVELACRNASVLVQIVNDLLDVSKIEAGKLTLERLSFGLQPMVTEVMDLMRDRAAQKSIAFTLDWDPAIPPYVQGDPTRLRQVLLNLVGNALKFTERGHVSLRVNRLSGVAPDSALRLHFEVEDSGVGIDAQAQHRLFRKFEQADKSTTRRFGGTGLGLSICKQLVELMGGQIGLHSRPGQGSRFYFELPLPRGEAPAQDADPTLGQHDASLHVLVAEDAPTNQLIVEALLQEMGHTVRLVENGEQALQALLQESFDLILMDGRMPVMDGLEATQHIRAGIWRDQIIEQSHIPVVALTANASDQDRVRFLAAGMDDFLTKPLEEAALHRVLSQVIAQHRLAGHVLRPQRSSDAGVSGGPDLLAQLDALLLPPAGGEIQAPAPAPTSPPPTMEPRRGLMSADLSARMRAVFVEQAPLRLVEIEAAMRAGDWENAAVISHGLKGSLAYVAPDSEAFRLARLLEELADAGQGPAFVQQFEHFRAAIEAVCIEAIEGGR, via the coding sequence GTGAAGACGCAGCAAAGCCTGGTCCCAGCGGCGCGCGGTGCGCGGCGCCAGCGCTCCCTGGTGCGGCGCCTGGAATCCATCCTGGTCTCCACCATTGGTGCGGCGCTTTTGGCCGCGCTGCTGTTGATCACGGCCAAGGAGTTTTATGTGCAGCGCGCGGCACAGCTCACCGCTGCGCAGGCCTGGCTCAACACCCTGGCCGTGCAGGCGGCCTCGCCGCTGGCCTTTGACGATCCGCGTGGGGGCGCCGACATCTTGGGCGCCGCCAGCATCTATCCCGGTCTGCAGGCCGCATTCATCCTGCGGCCCGATGGCAGTCGCTTGGCGCAGCATCTGGCGCGCGGTCAGGTTGACGACCCGCGGCTGACTCAGGCAGCCAGCAATCGCAGCGACCTGTTTTCCGATGCGCTCTATTTGCGCACGCCCGTTTGGGTCTCGCAGGAGCGCGTGGGTGAAGTGGCTGCGCAGGTGGACTTGCGGCCCATGTGGCGCTCGGTGGCGGAGTTCGGGCTGTCTCTGCTGTTGGTGCTGGGCGGCGCGGGTTTGGCCGCGGCCTTGGCGGCGCGGCGCTATCTGCACCGCGCACTGGCACCGATTGGCGATCTCAAGCAGGTGGTGGAGCAGGTGGCCGCGGGGCGCCAGTTGGATCTGCGCGCGCCGATCCAGGCGCCCGACGAGGTGGGTGCCCTGACCCTGGGTTTCAACCAGATGCTTGACCAGATCGCGCTGCGCGATGCCCAGCTGGCTGAGAAGAGCACCAATCTGCTGGCGCTCAAGGACGCAGCCGAACAGGCCTCCACCTTGAAGACCGAGTTTCTGGCCCTGATGAGCCACGAGTTGCGCACGCCGATGGCCGGTGTGCTCGGCATGCTCCAGCTCAGCCTGCGCGGGCAGATGGACGCGGTGGCGCGCGAGCGCGTGGAGCTGGCCTGCCGCAATGCCTCGGTGCTGGTGCAGATCGTGAACGACCTGCTGGATGTCTCCAAGATCGAAGCTGGCAAGCTCACGCTGGAGCGATTGAGTTTTGGGCTGCAGCCCATGGTGACCGAGGTGATGGACCTGATGCGCGACCGAGCCGCGCAAAAGAGCATCGCTTTCACCCTGGATTGGGACCCGGCCATCCCGCCCTATGTCCAGGGCGATCCGACCCGGCTGCGCCAGGTGCTGCTGAACCTGGTGGGCAATGCGCTCAAGTTCACCGAGCGCGGTCACGTCAGCCTGCGGGTGAACCGGCTCTCGGGTGTCGCCCCGGACAGCGCCCTGCGTCTGCACTTCGAAGTCGAAGACAGCGGGGTCGGCATCGATGCGCAGGCCCAGCATCGCTTGTTCCGCAAGTTTGAGCAGGCCGACAAGTCCACCACCCGCCGCTTTGGCGGCACTGGCCTGGGACTTTCCATTTGCAAGCAGTTGGTGGAGTTGATGGGCGGCCAGATCGGTTTGCACAGCCGGCCCGGGCAGGGCAGCCGTTTTTACTTTGAGCTGCCCCTGCCGCGCGGCGAGGCGCCGGCCCAGGACGCTGACCCGACCTTGGGCCAGCACGACGCCAGCCTGCATGTGCTGGTGGCCGAGGACGCGCCGACCAACCAGCTCATCGTGGAGGCGCTGCTGCAGGAGATGGGCCACACCGTGCGCTTGGTGGAGAACGGCGAGCAGGCCTTGCAGGCCTTGTTGCAGGAGTCCTTTGACCTGATCTTGATGGATGGGCGCATGCCTGTGATGGATGGGCTGGAGGCGACCCAGCACATTCGTGCGGGCATCTGGCGCGATCAAATCATTGAGCAGTCCCACATCCCGGTGGTGGCTTTGACGGCCAATGCTTCGGACCAGGATCGCGTGCGCTTTCTGGCCGCCGGCATGGACGACTTTCTCACCAAGCCGCTTGAGGAGGCTGCCCTGCACCGGGTATTGAGCCAGGTGATCGCCCAGCACCGGCTGGCAGGGCATGTGCTGCGGCCCCAGCGTTCGTCCGATGCCGGCGTGTCCGGCGGCCCCGACCTGCTGGCGCAGTTGGATGCCTTGCTGCTGCCGCCCGCGGGTGGGGAGATTCAGGCGCCGGCTCCTGCGCCGACAAGTCCGCCTCCAACGATGGAGCCGCGCCGAGGCTTGATGTCGGCCGACCTGAGCGCCCGCATGCGGGCCGTGTTCGTCGAGCAGGCGCCGCTGCGTTTGGTGGAGATCGAGGCGGCGATGCGTGCCGGCGACTGGGAGAACGCCGCCGTGATTTCGCACGGGCTCAAGGGCAGTTTGGCCTATGTGGCCCCCGACAGTGAAGCCTTTCGCTTGGCCCGGCTGCTGGAGGAATTGGCCGATGCCGGGCAAGGCCCGGCCTTTGTGCAACAGTTCGAGCACTTCAGGGCTGCCATCGAAGCAGTCTGCATCGAGGCGATCGAGGGGGGACGATGA
- a CDS encoding YfiR family protein yields the protein MSAWLRLILFSTLLWGGDRVWAQAVPEYTMKATYLYNFMVFAQWPAPEPGEPLNLCVLGSDPFGSALDGLQGKPVNGRRLQVQRLRGYAGVRRCHLLFIAEGEIPNLSLIHSALGEAPVLTVADTPAPGLGIVLAVEGKRLVFDVSLSRVKRSGVELSSKVLQLARSTQ from the coding sequence ATGTCCGCCTGGCTGCGCCTGATCCTGTTCAGCACCCTGCTTTGGGGTGGGGACAGGGTCTGGGCCCAAGCCGTGCCCGAATACACGATGAAGGCGACCTATCTCTACAACTTCATGGTGTTTGCGCAGTGGCCCGCGCCCGAGCCGGGCGAGCCCTTGAACCTGTGCGTGCTGGGCAGTGACCCCTTCGGTTCGGCCCTGGATGGCCTGCAGGGCAAGCCGGTGAATGGGCGCCGCCTGCAGGTGCAGCGCCTGCGCGGCTATGCGGGCGTGCGACGCTGCCACCTGCTCTTCATCGCCGAGGGCGAGATCCCGAATCTCAGCCTGATCCATAGCGCATTGGGTGAGGCGCCGGTGCTGACCGTGGCGGACACGCCAGCGCCGGGCTTGGGCATCGTGCTGGCGGTCGAGGGCAAGCGCCTGGTGTTTGATGTCAGCCTGAGCCGGGTCAAGCGCAGCGGGGTGGAGCTGTCCTCCAAAGTGCTGCAGTTGGCGCGTTCCACGCAGTGA